In one window of Aphidius gifuensis isolate YNYX2018 linkage group LG4, ASM1490517v1, whole genome shotgun sequence DNA:
- the LOC122855580 gene encoding vascular endothelial growth factor receptor 1-like isoform X3 translates to MPLDQNENIIFNNTLGFTLKNLQLKDSTYYECTITSNNITESNNFHIIVQRAPSLSEPIIIKDPLRHVARGQNLRVNCTTDIEMDIPYDLTWIYPEHNKRISTHIYRKPHVNMTNLVHVTSELQINHVHDDDAGTYICMISTRSGNKTVPMSFIVHDPENQFIHLKTNQYSYQKRDGDTIRWDVFIDAYPTPNIQWFDPMGTVIKGPWPLSDSDKYGINNLETLTTLMITNLQVKDMGVYTVQAKSDDSTIIETLNITLEVHVKPLTQNLENLKTYYMENESVKIHCLAAAFPLPNIMWTFQSNGDPMIDTLTDTVEDSKLTLVNSTVKFQAVSTGDITCTASNYLGSDSVSQTIFLTDVPHGFGIIGPTKKVTIGDSLELMCGVSVYQSTGQIEWLDDNDLPINQSDPRIKISNTKTEYTYRSILSINPVEKIDEKIYKCTAKIINDNKLKSQEYMLYVNEAMKPYFTFTNMNQSESVYKIGKNKLKTIELECNVEGMPEPEITWWKDDVQMNTSDQTPTGICEYVFLNNNQELHIEYLYEKCSGKYLCRAENRLGYCEIYQQIIIKGKEYSKFQIIAVLSALIAALILLIYFFLKMRKERKLRKQLMEAGLTHFEEGALECLNPDLTVDDQAELLPYHKKWEFPRDKLKFGKQLGCGAFGVVMKAEAQGIDPNEPTKIVAVKMVRSSTGATYIRALASELKIMVHLGKHLNVVNLLGACTKNIAKRELLVIVEYCRYGNLHNYLIKHRSQFINQIDPVTGKIDISIGFDILNRSSSVGSNNRIKYAALSFSRSLSVGSSSDRDSVDLSLPHQIDSKGVSMSPDGMVLSNNSVQPGWRSNYRGDYKDKNIKPICTQDLLSWAFQVARGMEYLSQRKVLHGDLAARNILLAEDNIVKICDFGLAKTMYNDDNYKKQGDAPLPIKWMAIESIRDRIFSTQSDVWSFGIVLWEFFTLAETPYPGMEAEKQYLKLIEGYRMEKPEYATNEVYNIMNKCWQAKPLLRPTFTGLVDSIGDLLDESVKMHYVDLNTPYIDMNTMLHDGTNNDYLTMMSAPDHATISSATNDYVNQPIIDINNKDTSYICMSPNSHKTDDSGIFSPREKNNDEIHFKFPSRESQSNLNSDSESEALELSPMLKNEDDDNYLKPINVQARREEFVKQRQAMKLKAEEKDKLNSRDSGYCNTPSNLKIHHDFDSSLSDYKMKKKHKYDMTKVHDNYVNVPTDVDDEKFSQDTPDSFTNPSYIHVANIPHTKI, encoded by the exons Atg cCACTtgatcaaaatgaaaatattattttcaacaatactCTGGgttttactttaaaaaatttacaattaaaagaTAGTACTTATTACGAATGTACAATAACATCAAACAACATTACTGAGAGTAATAATTTTCACATAATAGTTCAAA GAGCTCCTTCATTGAGTgaaccaataataataaaagatccATTACGTCATGTAGCAAGAGGACAGAATTTACGTGTTAATTGCACAACTGATATTGAAATGGACATACCATATGATCTGACATGGATTTATCCAGAACac AATAAAAGAATATCAACTCATATATACAGAAAACCACATGTTAACATGACTAATCTAGTTCATGTAACAAgtgaattacaaataaatcatgttcatgatgatgatgctggtaCATATATTTGCATGATATCAACACGTTCAGGCAACAAAACAGTACCAATGAGTTTTATTGTTCATGATCctgaaaatcaatttatacatttaaaaacaaatcaatattCTTATCAAAAACGTGATGGTGATACGATTAGATGGGATGTATTTATTGATGCATATCCAACACCAAATATTCAGTGGTTTGATCCAATGGGTACTGTTATAAAAGGCCCATGGCCACTTTCAGACAGTGATAAATATGGAATTAATAATCTTGAAACATTAACAACGCTGATGATTACTAATTTACAAGTTAAGGATATGGGAGTTTATACTGTTCAAGCTAAAAGTGATgattcaacaattattgaaaCTCTTAATATTACTTTAGAAGTACATG ttaaaccATTGACTCaaaatttggaaaatttaaaaacgtaTTATATGGAAAATGAAAGTGTAAAAATACATTGTCTTGCTGCAGCATTTCCACTTCCAAATATAATGTGGACATTTCAGTCAAATGGTGATCCTATGATTGATACATTAACA gATACTGTTGAAGATTCCAAATTGACATTAGTCAATTCAACTGTTAAATTTCAAGCTGTATCAACTGGAGATATAACATGTACTGCTAGCAATTATCTTGGAAGTGATTCTGTTTCtcaaactatatttttaactg aTGTTCCTCATGGATTTGGAATTATTGGtccaacaaaaaaagtaacaatTGGTGATTCACTGGAACTGATGTGTGGTGTATCAGTATATCAATCAACTGGTCAAATTGAATGGCtagatgataatgatttaCCAATAAATCAAAGTGAcccaagaataaaaataagcaaTACAAAAACTGAATATACATATagatcaatattatcaataaatccagttgaaaaaattgatgaaaaaatatacaaatgcactgcaaaaataataaatgacaataaattaaagaGCCAAGAATATATGCTGTATGTTAATGAAGCAATGAAACcatattttacttttacaaATATGAATCAAAGTGAaagtgtttataaaattggaaaaaataaattaaaaacaattgaactTGAATGTAATGTTGAAGGTATGCCTGAGCCTGAAATAACCTGGTGGAAGGATGATGTTCAAATGAACACAAGTGATCAAACACCAACTGGTATTTgtgaatatgtatttttaaataataatcaagaattacatattgaatatttatatgaaaaatgcaGTGGTAAATATTTATGCAGAGCTGAAAATCGTTTAGGCTATTGTGAAATTTATCagcaaattataataaaaggaAAAGAATATtcgaaatttcaaataattgctGTATTATCAGCACTAATTGCTGcacttattttattaatttatttctttttaaaaatgcgaaaagaaagaaaattacGTAAACAATTAATGGAAGCTGGTTTAACACATTTTGAAGAAGGTGCATTAGAATGTTTAAATCCAGATTTAACAGTTGATGATCAAGCTGAATTATTGccatatcataaaaaatgggaatttccacgtgataaattaaaatttggtaAACAATTAGGATGTGGTGCATTTGGTGTTGTTATGAAAGCTGAAGCACAAGGTATTGATCCAAATGAaccaacaaaaattgttgctGTTAAAATGGTAAGAAGTTCAACTGGTGCAACATACATACGTGCACTTGCAAGTGAACTTAAAATTATGGTACATCTTGGTAAACATTTAAATGTTGTTAATTTACTTGGTGCATGtactaaaaatattgcaaaacgTGAATTACTTgttattgttgaatattgtCGTTATGGTAATttgcataattatttaataaaacatagATCACAATTTATCAATCAGATTGATCCAGTAACtggtaaaattgatatatcaattggttttgatattttaaatcgaTCATCAAGTGTTGGAAGCAATAATAG AATTAAATATGCAGCACTGTCTTTTTCTCGTAGTCTTAGTGTAGGCTCATCAAGTGATCGTGACTCAGTTGATTTATCATTACCCCATCAAATTGATTCAAAGGGTGTCAGTATGTCACCAGATGGTATGGTCCTCAGTAATAATTCTGTACAACCAGGATGGAGATCAAATTATCGTGGTGAttacaaagataaaaatattaaaccaatATGTACACAAGATTTACTATCATGGGCATTCCAAGTTGCTCGGGGCATGGAATATCTAAGTCAAcgaaaa GTTCTTCATGGTGATTTGGCTGCTCGAAATATACTTCTTGCTGaagataatattgttaaaatttgtgATTTCGGTCTAGCAAAAACAATgtacaatgatgataattacaaaaaacaagGTGATGCACCATTGCCAATAAAATGGATGGCAATTGAATCAATAAGAGATAGAATATTTTCAACTCAATCAGACGTTTGGTCTTTTGGTATTGTACTTTGGGAATTTTTTACACTTGCTGAAACACCATATCCAGGAATGGAAGCTgagaaacaatatttaaaattaattgaaggaTACAGAATGGAAAAACCAGAATATGCTACAAATgaagtttataatataatgaataaatgttGGCAAGCAAAGCCATTGTTGAGACCAACATTTACTGGTCTTGTTGACAGTATTGGTGATTTACTTGATGAAAGTGTTAAAATGCATTatgttgatttaaatacaCCGTACATTGACATGAATACAATGCTTCATGATGGtacaaataatgattatttaacaatgatGTCAGCACCAGATCATGCAACAATATCATCAGCAACAAATGATTATGTTAATCAGccaataattgatattaataataaagatactTCGTATATTTGCATGAGTCCAAATAGTCATAAAACTGATGATTCAGGTATATTCAGTCcacgtgaaaaaaataatgatgaaatacattttaaatttccatCAAGAGAATcacaatcaaatttaaattctgaTTCTGAATCAGAGGCACTTGAGCTATCACCAATGCTCAagaatgaagatgatgataattatttaaagccAATTAATGTACAAGCAAGAAGAGAAGAATTTGTTAAACAAAGACAAGCCATGAAATTAAAAGctgaagaaaaagataaattaaattcaagagaTTCTGGTTATTGTAATACaccaagtaatttaaaaattcatcatgattttgattcatcattaagtgattataaaatgaaaaaaaaacataaatatgatATGACCAAAGTACATGATAATTATGTCAATGTGCCAactgatgttgatgatgaaaaatttagtCAAGATACACCAGATAGCTTTACAAATCCTAGTTATATTCATGTGGCTAATATTCcacacacaaaaatataa